TTGGCCAGTTCTTGTTGGGAGCACTTCCATTTCGGGAACTAAATCCCGCCTCCTTCCGCCGCTGAATTCAGGGTACGAGAGCATGCTGCGGCAAGGCATGGGCGTCGGCTTCCGGAACGGCGCCGCCAACGCCGCGGCCGTGGACTCCTCCGGCAGCAGGCTCAAGGGGCAGCTCAGCTTCTCCTCGCGGCAGGGGTCGCTCATGTCCCAGATCTCGGAGATGGGCAGCGAGGATCTCGGCGGCAGCAGCCCCGAGGGCGCCGGAGGCAGCCGCGGCTACATCCCCGGCTACCCGATGAGCTCCGGGTGGGAGGAGTCGTCGCTCATGTCGGAGAACATGTCCGGGATGAAGCGCCCCCGGGACTCCTCAGAGCCTGCCGCCCAGGTGCGTCCACAGTGACACTAGCATTTCATTCATTCGTTGCCGTGAGCACCGAACTGACGAGGTTCGGTCTCCCCGGTGCAGAACGGCCTGGCGCACCAGTTCAGCCTGCCCAAGACCTCGTCGGAGATGGCCGCCATCGAGAAGTTCCTCCAGTTCCAGGACGCCGTGCCCTGCAAGATCCGGGCCAAGCGCGGCTGCGCCACGCACCCCCGCAGCATCGCCGAGCGGGTAAACAAATCCACGCTGCCCGTTTAGATTGACAGTATTGTCGCGAGAACACCATTGCTACCATTAGTCTTCCTAGATCAAGCGGTTGATGTGCTGCTGATCTTTGCCCAGGtgaggaggacaagaatcagcgagCGAATCAGGAAGCTGCAAGAGCTCGTCCCAAACATGGACAAGGTACACACCCTCTCTCTCCCAGCTCCCCCACCAGTCTGTAGCCTGTACCAATAGGAGATAGAACAGTGTATGGTTACCAAATGCGCCATGCAAGGACCACACCCAAAACTAACTTGTCCGAGACCTGCAACTCCACATTTCTCTCTCTGCAGCAAACCAACACGGCTGACATGTTGGATCTGGCTGTCGACTACATCAAGGAGCTCCAGGAGCAGGTCAAGGTACGCAAATCATCCTCCCAATTACCATAAACTTTCTCACCAAGAGAGGCATAAAATAAACCGGTTTCTTGATTAATTTGCGGGTGGGTCAACCTTTCCTGGCCAGTGAGGTCTAAATCAGGAGGCCGCTTTTGCCTTGCCCTGTGGCTGAGGGCGAAGGGCAAACCTTCTAATGATCTTATCTGAATTACTACTACTACGTACGTACTACATAATCCAGAAACCGGGCTTTGACAGTTACTCGTCACAATCTCTTTTGCATTGAAGGTGATCAACGAGAGCCGCGCCAACTGCACCTGCTCGGCGAGCAAGCATCAGCAACAGTACTCCGGTTGAGAGAAGAGAGGGGGGAGATCGGTCTCATCTCATCTCTAGAAGAAGCTCCGCTGTACAAGACCTGGAGAATTTAGAAACAAGATTGTTTGGGGAAGGTGTAACGCATGGTAGTAGCTTTTCGTTTTCTTTGCGGTTTGGGTATAAGCAGGCAAGCGAGCAAGCAGAGGAGGGCGCGCAATGGAGCAGTGGCATCATCAAGGATTCAAGCAAACAAGGGATGGGAGATCGGAGAAGGGAGGAGGAAGGGGAAGAAGATGGAGGCCGGAGAAAGAATTGTACAATATAGTTTTTGCTGTAACTTTGCTATATATACCCCCCAACCACGCCCGTATCCGGTGCATTCCCATAGAAAGTTACTACTGCCATTGTTGTCAGCGCTGCTGCAAGGAGCTCTAGGCTCTCTCGCTTAACACCGTCACTACTCACACGGTCACACTCCGTCGCCAATAAAAAATATTGCACCGCTTTGCTTTTGTGTTTTGCGTTGCGGCCAAGCCCATTCCTGGCAGCAATTTTGTGCCGGACGATCGGGTCAGATGCGTTCAATTCTGCTTGCCCAATATAGTCCGGGCTTGAAAGTGAAAGGCCGGGGCGAGTCGGCATAAAGGCTGGCCGGTGAGTTCACGGAGCGGCGTCCAATGAACGGCTGAGAACGCGTGGCTACTTTATCGCCGGGGGTCGCTGTCTCTCCTCCAAAATATAGTCCCGTGTCCATCTCAATTCTTTCTCggccagaaaagaaaagaaaaccatggGCGCAATGGCAGCCGCGCAAACTCCGAGCATTTTGGGGCTGTGGTTGGTTTTGCGGCCCCTTTTGGCCCATGCTTCTTCGATCCTTCTGGTAGTGTTGGGTTGGTTATTAGGGGCGGGGAAAAGTTTGACGCATGGGGTGCCTATCGTGAAAGCGGCACGAAATCTTTGTTTTATCTGAAAGGAAAAAAAGACGGGGATGGCCGAGGAAAAGATGTGGCCCGCGCGCTCGTGAATGAAACCAAACCAGCGGTGGGTATTCAACAGTGCCAAGCGACTGCCGAATAGTACAATCTGTTCGGACTTTCTTTTTAAAACAATTTTTTGTGCGTGTTCTTTTTACTAAAAAATATTACGTGTTATTTTTACTACAATTTTCTGTTGCTTTTAAGTGTGGAGTCCATTTTTGGGGTTTGGATTATCGCTGTGCGGTTGAGAAAACATAGAGTACGCGTATAAGACCGGGGAGTGTGGATAAAACATGCCTTTACGCGTACTTACTTTCTGGATCGAAAACGGGGCTCCAAAGAGTGCGGTCCCTGGCCCGTTTTGCGTCCGTGCGGTGCACGGCGGTGTGGCGGCCGTCCAACACGCCGCCGTCCAATGCCGATCGAACGGCAGCGGGGAGCGCCCGTGGGAGCATGTGTGCGTAGTAGTAAGCTGGGTCGATGCCTGTTCCGATCCGTTCCGTTCCGTGAGAGCGACGCATCTCTGCCCCGCCCGGCGTGAATGAAAGAACGGAACGGAAGCCTTCCCTCCTTGGGGAGGAAATGCGTGCGGCGGAGTGCCGTTTGGGCGGCGCTGTCGCGGCAAACTTTTGTCCTTGTCTTTTGCTGCCCGTCACGCTTCACGCCCGGCAGCGTTATCGTCCAAAACCTCCGACCTTTCCGTTTCAAAAAGAAGAATATCGCTGTGCGAGAGCTATACGCACACACCGCCGAATACGAGCTACCGTATTTTTCTTGCATACACTACAAGACGAGACGTTGCACTGATCATCACTACTCCGAGACAACAGTAAAAGTGCGACCACGGTGTAATCTGGCCCGTCTAGAGGCTGGGTGGAATGGCCTAGGGTGGACGATAAAAAGGGTGAAGCTGATCGAGTGCTGTGATCAACCACCAACATATTTCTCCCGGCCTTTCGCGCATATTCGCTCGGTCTTTTCCACTCCTGTCCAGTGAGCACCGCACTGCACTGCACCGGCCTACGTGTTGCGTGCGTCCCAGATCGACGCACCTGGACTGGACCGATTGCTTCCTTGGTTCGACCAGGAGCCATCCCATCATCATTCGGTTGCCGACTTGTCCAACGTACTACCTAAACCCCCGGCATTTGCGTAATCCGCCCGTCCCCGTCCAGGTAGTTAGGGCTGGGTTTGAAAAGTCAAACGCTTACAATATGAAAATGAGACTAGCTTGGGTGGCCGCTTCAGAGTCAAATGTCAACCCTATAAATATAACCTCCTGCCCGGTCAGGTCAACCCGGGAGGCATTTGAGTAATATTTGACAATGAAAGTTTCCTGCACCGTATGGCTAACTAACTTGCTCAGCTGGCTGAGGCCTTCGACAGGGCGATCCTTTGTCCCCATACCTCTTTTTGATATGTTCTGAAGGCCTATCAAGTCTGCTAGCTCATGAGGAAGAAATTGGTGGAATTGAAGGTATAAAAGTTTCAAGGAATGCCCCTTCTATTTCTCATCTTTTATTTGCAGATGATTCTTTGATACTGATGAGAGCAACTAATCAGAATGCAAACACGCTGAAAAGGATTCTCGACATGTACTGTGTTAGTTCAGGGCAGCGTGTAAGTACCCCAAAATCCAGTATATTTTTTAGTCCTAATACCAGAGTAAATGACAGGGAGAGTGTTTGCGGAATGCTGGACATATTAACTGAAGCTCTGTCAGATAAGTATCTGGGTTTACCAACTATGGTTGGGGTTGACCGTAGTGACTGTTTTCAGCACCTAGTTGACAGAGTGTGCCAGAGACTGAAGGGATGGAAAGAAAAGACTTTATCAATGCAAGGTAAAGAGATTCTCCTGAAATCTGTGGTGCAGGCAATTCCATCCTATGCTATGTCTGTGTTTAAGTTACCGAAAGGGATATGTAAATCAATCACTGATGAAATATCGGGTTTCTGGTGGGGTGATGGAGAGGAGAAAAGGAAAATGCATTGGTTTGCATGGTGGAAAATGTGTGTCACGAAGAAGAAGGGAGGCATGGGGTTTAGAGACCTTCACAGTTTTACCTTGCTATGTTAGCAAAACAGTGTTGGCAATTTCTCCAAAATCCTGACTCTTTGTGTGCACGTGTTCTGAGTGCAAAATATTATCCTAATGGCGATATCCTCAAAGCTGGTCCAAAGAAAGGATCATCTTTTACTTGGCAAAGTATTGTTGCTGGGATACAAACTTTCAAAAGGGGTTGCATCTGGCGAGTGGGCACTGGTTCCCAGATTAACATTTGGGAGGACCCTTGGATCCCTTCTAGCGAAACCAGGAAACTTATTACCCCTAGAGGAGGAATTATGTTAACAAAGGTGGAAGATATAATCGACCCCCACACGGGACAGTGGGATGAGGCACTATTGCATAGTGTGTTCTCACCAGTGGATGTGCACAGAATACTTCAAATCCCCCTTCATGTTGAAACTATGGAAGATTTTGTGGCGTGGCATTATACGAGATCTGGAACTTTCTCAGTTTGTTCGGCATACCATGTGGAGTTCGATCATCAGTTCGAACGTCATTACACAAGCTTGAATAGCCTAGGGAGTGCTCAGTTGAATGCAGTTTGGAAAGAATTATGGCAACTTCGCCTTCCAGGGAAGATCAAACATTTTGGCTGGAAAGTATTAAAGGGGGTATTACCATGTTACGGTGTTCTCGCAGGCAGACATGTACCTTTAATCCCGCAATGCCCGCTGTGCAAAATTGGTCTAGAGGATATCCAGCACTATCTATTTACATGTATCCGTGCATCTGAAGTGTGGACTGCTCTAGGACTATCGGAGGTGATTGAACAGGCCGCTCGGCAAGACCGATCCGGCTCTATCACCCTAGATATATTGATTCGGCTGCGCACAGTGACACATACCATACCAACAGCCGAATTTATTTTGGTGGCCATGTGGTTCATTTGGTGGCAAAGAAGGCAACGTACAAGAGGGGAGACAGTACAGACACCGAATCAAACAGCTATTTCTATTCAAGTACTTGCCACAAATTTTGTTCGTGCTCATTCACCAAACCAGCCTATACGTAGGATTGATCATGTATGGAAGAAGCCAAGTGCGGGAGTTGTAAAAATCAAGTCGATGCATCATTTCATGAGGATAAGTTCACAGGAGCTTGCGGAGCTGTTGCACGAGATGACCATGGCAAATTTCTGGGGGCAACAACTCATGTCCTACCACATGTGTCTAGTGCAGGTTCAGCTGAATTATTTGCTATTCGATGTGGTCTGTACCTAGCAGCGAAACTGGGTTGTATGAAGCTTATCATCGAGTCTGATAGTTTGACTGCGCTGGAGGTCATATCTGATCCTAATGCCTACATGGGAGTGGATGTCCCAATCATAGCAGAATGCTCCCTCATGTCAATGGATTATACTTCTATCAGTTTTGATTATTGTACTAGAGAGGCAAACTTGATAGCGGATGGTTTAGCAAGGCATTGTTTCAGCATTAGTAAATCAGAAGAGTGGGAGACCCTCGTCCCTGACTTTATTCTCCACCATTATGTAAACGATCTTGCTGTTATTTAAGGAATAAAGTTATTACGCTTAAAAAAAACTTGCTCAGCTGGCTGCAGCTCCCAAGTCAACTGCTTCGTACTTAGTTCAGCATGCTAATACCACGTACTCTTTCACTGCTAGGAGTATTGGCAATACAAATAAAAATACAAAAGGCATAAGATTCATGGTTATTATCAAGGCATGATTCCGGGCGGGCCAATGAGCAGGACCGACCGACAACATGAGTCGTGGCGCAGCATGCGGCCGTGGGCGCGCACCAAGCTCGCCACAGTGCGTGCCGGGCTCGGCAAAAGGGCAGAGGGTGGTATCATGTCAGGGCCGGAGGCGCAACTCTCAGCCACAGGCTCTCAAAGGTACTGTACGAGCGGCATGCAGCCCAACGACTCGGCCGGCTCGCCTGCGCCTCTCGTTTCGTTCCAGTTCCAACAAGGCGGCATCAGCCACAGTGCATTCACGTTTTGTAGTCCACACCTACGTACGCTTCGTCTCGTCCGGAGAAACAGCATACCACGGACACGgaggatagatggatggatggatggatacacCGGGCTGTGCCCGTTCCATTATCAAAAGAAAAGATACTGCCTATCTGTGTCGTCTCGTCGCCTCGTACCACCAGCGTACGAGCGCGCGGTGGCTTTCCGTGTCACCGAGGGGACAATGATGCGTGCACAGGCGCACTCGGGCGGCCGGCCGGCCGGATCACGGAACAGTGCGGTTGTTGCACGCACACGCATTCTCTTCTCGCCCCTCTCTCTCGCGGGGGAGTGAGGGAGGCCGATGATGGCCACGGCGAAAGTGCACCACCCGGCGCCCAGTGTGCCGCGGTGGAGTCGATCGATCGGCAATGGAGTAGCCCCTGCACCGCTGCACTGCACCGCGCGGAGAAAGCTTGGCGATCGTGCGGATTTTGCCATAAACCGCGTGGTGCACTAGTCCTACGATTCTTCTCTTTTGGTAATGGCCGCGTACGTCCTGGGTGCGTGCGCTGGGCGCTGGAGGAAGGTTGGGCGCTGGGCCTCTCCCTAGCTAGAGGCTCTACGCCGGTCCGTAGCCCGTAGGTGGCCCGGCACCGTCGTGAGATGGTACGGTGGTCGCTGTGACAGGCGCCGGAGCAGGGCAGGACCACGCATAGGGCATATGCGGGTGCAGGCGGGGCTGTGCGTGTGTGGACTGTTCGAGGGCCGGAGGC
This portion of the Triticum dicoccoides isolate Atlit2015 ecotype Zavitan chromosome 7A, WEW_v2.0, whole genome shotgun sequence genome encodes:
- the LOC119328803 gene encoding transcription factor bHLH130-like, whose amino-acid sequence is MYGSPASKDLNQPPPPTMNSSGLLRYRSAPSTLLGEVCEEFLQPGPRAASPDAAAAADNVFSRFLADHQIRDTKPPPPPPVAPGAHFPDDSAAMASQQHQQQMMFHSQHQQQQQQMPPVGVEGLYRTVSSAGMDSATAGGASSLLRQSSSPAGFLNHLNMDNGYESMLRQGMGVGFRNGAANAAAVDSSGSRLKGQLSFSSRQGSLMSQISEMGSEDLGGSSPEGAGGSRGYIPGYPMSSGWEESSLMSENMSGMKRPRDSSEPAAQNGLAHQFSLPKTSSEMAAIEKFLQFQDAVPCKIRAKRGCATHPRSIAERVRRTRISERIRKLQELVPNMDKQTNTADMLDLAVDYIKELQEQVKVINESRANCTCSASKHQQQYSG